The following proteins are encoded in a genomic region of Nitrospirota bacterium:
- a CDS encoding Uma2 family endonuclease, whose amino-acid sequence MGILPARRIKLTYDHYLLFPEDGNRHEIIEGEHYMSPAPETQHQRIIVKLARLMGNHLERSGQGEILVAPTDVVLSDTNVVQPDLIYVSKENARIITKANIRGVPDLIVEVLSPGSAKRDQSLKKDLYARAGVKEYWIVDPAKRAVDVFRLGKSGYSPPKRFTRRDTLRAVLVPGFSVSVGELFK is encoded by the coding sequence ATGGGCATTCTGCCTGCTCGAAGAATAAAGCTGACCTACGATCACTACCTTCTGTTCCCAGAGGATGGGAATCGTCACGAAATCATTGAGGGGGAGCACTACATGAGTCCAGCGCCGGAAACGCAACATCAAAGAATTATTGTCAAGCTTGCACGTTTGATGGGGAACCATCTTGAGAGGTCGGGTCAAGGGGAGATTCTGGTGGCTCCGACGGACGTTGTTTTGTCGGACACAAACGTTGTTCAACCGGATCTCATCTATGTTTCGAAGGAAAACGCGCGGATCATCACGAAGGCCAACATCAGAGGAGTGCCGGACCTGATCGTCGAGGTCTTGTCCCCGGGGTCCGCCAAGAGGGACCAATCGCTCAAGAAAGATCTCTACGCTCGCGCCGGCGTGAAGGAATATTGGATCGTCGATCCCGCCAAGCGCGCCGTGGATGTTTTCCGGCTCGGCAAGTCAGGCTATTCCCCTCCGAAGCGCTTCACCCGCAGAGACACCCTTCGGGCGGTCCTCGTCCCCGGCTTTTCCGTCAGCGTGGGGGAACTCTTCAAGTAG
- a CDS encoding sigma 54-interacting transcriptional regulator has translation MNPARRSRGRLEAVAITSPTPPPAGGPLRHAANPTPHGSSFARSPVMAAICREARRIAVHPEPVLILGETGVGKSTLARYIHSESGRMADRFLSFDCVGLEDEIVRRELFGEWNGDRWEKQGLASQAGKGSLFLSNVDELPHKTQGEILRLIEKGEFFPIHSTEPHRADLRLISSAGLRLTDKIEGDGFRADLYYSMSTYTLRIPPLRERREEIPILAGSFAQEATGKDVPLDAEVLESLMRYPWPGNILELRNTIFQASERAGHNALRVTHLPSWILQSG, from the coding sequence ATGAATCCCGCCAGACGATCGCGCGGTAGATTGGAAGCGGTCGCGATCACCTCTCCAACTCCTCCTCCCGCCGGCGGACCCCTTCGGCACGCCGCGAATCCTACACCGCACGGTTCCTCCTTCGCCCGGTCGCCCGTCATGGCCGCCATCTGCCGGGAGGCGAGGCGAATTGCCGTGCACCCGGAGCCCGTGCTCATCTTGGGCGAAACGGGAGTGGGCAAAAGTACGCTGGCTCGATACATTCATTCAGAGTCCGGGCGAATGGCGGACCGCTTCCTCAGTTTCGATTGCGTCGGCTTGGAGGACGAGATCGTCAGGCGGGAACTCTTCGGGGAATGGAATGGCGATCGATGGGAAAAACAGGGACTCGCCTCTCAGGCCGGAAAGGGCAGCCTTTTCCTTAGCAACGTGGATGAACTTCCTCACAAGACACAAGGGGAGATCCTGCGGCTCATCGAAAAGGGAGAATTCTTTCCAATCCATTCGACCGAACCTCACCGGGCTGACCTAAGACTCATCAGCTCAGCGGGTCTCAGACTTACCGACAAAATCGAAGGAGATGGGTTTCGCGCCGATCTCTACTACTCGATGAGCACCTATACTTTGCGGATACCCCCATTGAGAGAGCGGCGCGAGGAAATTCCGATCCTCGCCGGCTCCTTCGCACAGGAGGCCACCGGCAAGGACGTGCCGTTGGATGCAGAAGTCCTGGAATCGCTGATGCGATATCCCTGGCCTGGAAACATTCTCGAGCTCAGGAATACGATTTTTCAGGCCTCCGAACGGGCCGGCCACAACGCCCTCCGGGTTACTCACCTCCCCTCCTGGATCCTCCAGTCCGGGTAG
- a CDS encoding tetratricopeptide repeat protein yields MSTVWRSRWANGMVLTCFLALGLGLAFPGLRAPFILDDQIRIVENLDIRSLKDLPKKLIYPYGPYPVYTRNDPSRPLVSLTYALNYRIGKLDPLGYHLFDVLAHVGTAFLVFLYLQVIFSRMGLDGGRILAAFPAAYFLCHPVMFGTVMYAYGRSDTLSAFLIVLTLVLYARAHSPGSFGSRLAPFCFVLVLLTKESAVVIPFVLLAQDILVGVDHESGRERSRLRRWLPYFAIAALYVLGRWAYFGGIGDLVGGKNAWSRWAYTSVQPFAIVQYIRMLFVPTGLAIDHFIQPSTLTVDDKILGVLTLAGIGAALWRWDRTGTPVGRCALFFGILFFALLAPTSSFFPTVDALVERRLYPAGMAVFSLSALLISKVLRNSGPTRHVFRVAMILPLAAFSMVTVQRNRMINDPAEVWKDVLKTYPDSPRALNNFAVLLQVRGKVDDAFDLYERLIAFNPNDYIAHMNLARIHENPSSAHFDRAKSRSHYEIAIQIEPAFADGHYNFGRLLHLEGDVEAAEREYLRVLEINPAYVQAHNNLGLLYFHQGRTKEAENRIRWAIELDPTYAPGQANWEMIHRPEPGPRAP; encoded by the coding sequence ATGAGTACGGTCTGGCGTTCCCGATGGGCGAATGGAATGGTTCTAACCTGTTTCCTTGCCCTCGGGTTGGGGCTGGCCTTTCCGGGTCTTCGCGCTCCCTTCATCCTCGACGATCAAATCCGAATCGTTGAGAACCTGGATATCCGGAGCCTGAAAGATCTTCCGAAGAAACTGATCTACCCTTATGGCCCTTATCCGGTCTACACGAGGAACGATCCATCACGGCCACTCGTCTCCCTCACCTACGCGCTCAACTACCGCATCGGAAAGCTCGACCCGCTTGGGTATCACCTGTTCGACGTTCTGGCGCACGTGGGCACGGCGTTTCTCGTCTTTCTCTATCTGCAGGTCATTTTTTCGCGGATGGGATTGGACGGCGGGCGAATACTCGCCGCCTTTCCAGCGGCGTATTTCCTCTGCCATCCCGTGATGTTTGGGACGGTGATGTATGCCTACGGCCGATCGGACACGCTTTCCGCATTTCTCATCGTGCTCACGCTGGTCCTCTATGCTCGTGCGCACTCTCCGGGTTCATTCGGGAGTCGCCTCGCTCCGTTCTGTTTCGTTCTCGTCCTGTTGACCAAGGAATCAGCCGTGGTCATTCCGTTTGTGTTGTTGGCTCAGGATATCTTGGTCGGTGTGGACCATGAGAGTGGACGGGAAAGAAGCAGATTGAGGAGGTGGCTGCCGTATTTCGCCATTGCCGCCCTATATGTCTTGGGAAGGTGGGCATACTTCGGCGGGATCGGCGACTTGGTCGGCGGCAAGAACGCCTGGTCGCGATGGGCCTACACGTCGGTCCAGCCCTTCGCCATCGTTCAGTACATTCGCATGCTTTTCGTACCCACAGGCCTGGCGATCGATCACTTCATTCAGCCGTCCACCCTGACCGTAGATGACAAGATTCTTGGGGTGCTCACGCTCGCGGGGATCGGAGCGGCCTTGTGGCGGTGGGACCGAACCGGAACCCCGGTTGGTCGATGCGCCCTCTTTTTCGGTATCCTGTTCTTCGCGCTTTTGGCGCCGACGAGTTCCTTCTTCCCGACAGTCGATGCCCTGGTCGAACGGCGCCTGTATCCGGCGGGCATGGCGGTCTTTTCTCTCAGCGCCCTTTTGATATCAAAGGTATTACGGAATTCCGGACCCACAAGGCATGTTTTTCGCGTGGCTATGATTCTGCCTCTCGCGGCTTTCTCGATGGTGACGGTCCAGCGCAACCGAATGATCAACGATCCCGCCGAAGTGTGGAAGGATGTCCTCAAAACCTACCCGGACAGTCCCCGCGCTCTCAACAATTTCGCCGTTCTCCTTCAGGTCAGGGGGAAGGTGGACGACGCCTTCGATCTCTACGAGAGGCTGATTGCCTTCAATCCAAACGACTACATCGCCCACATGAATCTCGCGCGGATCCATGAGAATCCGTCTTCGGCTCATTTCGACCGGGCGAAGTCGCGTAGCCACTACGAGATCGCGATTCAAATCGAACCTGCGTTCGCCGACGGCCACTACAATTTCGGGCGACTCCTCCACCTGGAAGGCGACGTGGAGGCTGCCGAGAGGGAATACCTGCGGGTCCTTGAAATCAACCCTGCCTACGTGCAGGCCCACAACAATCTGGGGCTCCTCTATTTTCACCAGGGTCGGACGAAGGAGGCGGAAAACCGAATCCGCTGGGCGATTGAACTCGATCCCACCTACGCCCCCGGGCAGGCGAACTGGGAAATGATTCATCGTCCAGAGCCGGGACCGCGCGCTCCTTGA